The segment CTGCAGCTAAAGGAGGCAGGAATGGGATGGCCAAGAAGCCGCATGTGTTTTTTATAATGACGGATGAATTGCGGGCCGACACGCTGGGATTCCGGGGCCACAGCACGGTGCAGACGCCCCATCTGGATCAATTCGCCAAGGACTGTGCTGTATTTACGAATGCGTATACGAGCTGCCCGATGTGCGCTCCGGCGCGGGTCAGTCTGGCTACCGGACGCTACGGTCTCAGTCACGGCGTGCTGGACAACGCCTTCGCTCCGGTGGAGGATGAGCACTCGCTGTACAGCACCATGAGTCAACACGGGTATCACACGATCAACTACGGCAAAATCCACTTTAACACACCGGGCACCTTCGGCTTTGAGGAGCATTACCCCCGCGGCCAGTTTGCCGGCGGAGAGGTCGGGGTGTTCGGCGTTACGAATCGCGAGCTGCTGAAGAACAGTGTCTACAAAAAAAATGAAGGCGAGGTTTCACTCGTCATCCACGGCGTTAATCCGCAAAAGCCCGGGGAAACGGCCGACTCGCTGCTGACCACAGCGTATGTAGAGCGGCTGAACGACCTCAAGGACAGTGAACGGCCGCTGTTCCACCGGCTGTCGATCATTGATCCGCATACGCCGTATTTTCCGGCAGAGCCTTATGCATCGATGTATGACTACCGGGAAATGCGACTGCCGGATACGTGGAAGGAGGATCTCTCCACCAAACCGCTGCTGCACCGTTATTATTACCGGGCGCGGGGGTTTGACCGCTTGACGGAGGAGGATTACCGCCGCAGCCTGGCCAGCTATTACGGCCTGATTACGCATGTGGATGACCGGGTCGGGCAGGTGCTGGGCAGGCTGAAGGAGCTCGGGCTGTACGAGGATTCCATCATCGTCTTTACATCGGATCACGGCTCCATGATGGGCGAGCACGGCTTTATCGAGAAATGGGGGATCCTCTATGAAGAGGTGTCC is part of the Paenibacillus algicola genome and harbors:
- a CDS encoding sulfatase-like hydrolase/transferase; the encoded protein is MAKKPHVFFIMTDELRADTLGFRGHSTVQTPHLDQFAKDCAVFTNAYTSCPMCAPARVSLATGRYGLSHGVLDNAFAPVEDEHSLYSTMSQHGYHTINYGKIHFNTPGTFGFEEHYPRGQFAGGEVGVFGVTNRELLKNSVYKKNEGEVSLVIHGVNPQKPGETADSLLTTAYVERLNDLKDSERPLFHRLSIIDPHTPYFPAEPYASMYDYREMRLPDTWKEDLSTKPLLHRYYYRARGFDRLTEEDYRRSLASYYGLITHVDDRVGQVLGRLKELGLYEDSIIVFTSDHGSMMGEHGFIEKWGILYEEVSRIPLLIKFPKSRHQGTYEAFAEIIDIMPTLLDAAGIDIPGGVQGQSLLPMLQGEPGAAKDEVFGHIFTGGLQREPALMIRKGAWKLTWYPGQEELHDRLMNDHYLKYTHMFLEDVVEGELYHLDQDPGETHNLFQDPAHAAVREALLQRLLAWRAGLGPLADLDDMQQARNTVNSYHLLQGDNLARMQTLMRAGGTIRQLGRAGAEKSR